In Massilia violaceinigra, one DNA window encodes the following:
- a CDS encoding glycerol-3-phosphate dehydrogenase/oxidase: MTAHWRNGWHETLPVLLAREWDLLIIGGGITGAGILLEASRRGLKALLVEQRDFAWGTSSRSSKLVHGGLRYLKEGKFALTRESVHERDALLAGAAGLVEPQSFAFGDYVGRKPGRKTFLLGLAIYDLMAGKRERHYVNDGEFAMMTPNVARTGLQGGMLYTDAKTDDARLVLRVLQEAQSHGGVAINYMAARSLLRSGSTVNGALLHDGRDGATHEVRARLVINATGAWADELRGHAGAAPRLRPLRGSHLVLPAWRLPLAQAVSLMHPADGRPVFAFPWEGITLVGTTDVDHGDGLASEAAITRAELDYLMAALHAQFPQLALQESDVIATYAGVRPVIDSGAGDPSKASRDHAVWLENGLLSVTGGKLTTFRVIALDALRHAMPLLAGWRDDLAPRPVFAPAPSVIAPLRAAVVRRLRGRYGAHAQALIDAAETGELDTIPGTESLWAELRWAARTEAVQHLEDLLLRRTRLGLQLRGGGVRHMARIRAICQRELEWDDARWNASEAAYLALWQAHYGLPA, from the coding sequence GTGACTGCCCATTGGCGGAACGGCTGGCATGAGACCTTGCCAGTGCTGCTGGCGCGCGAATGGGACCTGTTGATCATTGGCGGCGGCATCACCGGCGCCGGCATCCTGCTGGAGGCGTCGCGCCGCGGCTTGAAGGCGCTGCTGGTCGAACAGCGCGATTTTGCCTGGGGCACATCGAGCCGTTCGTCGAAACTGGTGCACGGCGGCTTGCGCTATCTGAAAGAGGGCAAATTCGCTCTCACGCGCGAATCGGTGCACGAGCGCGACGCGCTGTTGGCCGGGGCCGCCGGACTGGTGGAACCGCAAAGCTTCGCCTTCGGCGACTACGTGGGCCGCAAACCGGGCCGCAAGACCTTCCTGCTCGGACTGGCGATCTACGACCTGATGGCCGGAAAACGTGAACGCCACTACGTCAATGACGGTGAATTCGCGATGATGACGCCCAACGTGGCGCGCACCGGACTGCAGGGCGGCATGCTCTACACCGACGCCAAGACCGACGACGCGCGCCTGGTCCTGCGCGTGCTGCAGGAAGCCCAGTCCCATGGCGGCGTGGCGATCAATTACATGGCCGCGCGCTCGCTGCTCAGGAGTGGCAGCACGGTCAATGGCGCGCTGCTGCATGACGGGCGCGATGGCGCCACCCACGAGGTGCGCGCGCGCCTGGTCATCAACGCCACCGGGGCCTGGGCCGACGAGCTGCGCGGCCATGCCGGCGCCGCGCCGCGCCTGCGCCCGCTGCGCGGCAGTCACCTGGTGCTGCCGGCGTGGCGCCTGCCGCTGGCGCAGGCGGTCAGCCTGATGCACCCGGCCGACGGCCGCCCGGTGTTTGCCTTTCCGTGGGAAGGCATTACGCTGGTCGGCACCACCGACGTCGATCATGGCGACGGCCTGGCCAGCGAGGCCGCCATCACGCGGGCGGAACTCGACTATTTGATGGCGGCGCTGCACGCGCAGTTCCCGCAGCTGGCGCTGCAAGAGTCGGACGTGATTGCCACTTACGCTGGCGTGCGGCCGGTGATCGACAGCGGCGCGGGCGATCCGTCGAAGGCGTCGCGCGACCATGCGGTGTGGCTGGAAAACGGGCTCTTGAGCGTCACCGGCGGCAAGCTGACCACCTTCCGCGTGATCGCCCTCGATGCGCTGCGCCACGCGATGCCCTTACTGGCAGGCTGGCGCGACGACCTGGCGCCGCGCCCCGTGTTCGCGCCAGCACCGTCGGTGATCGCACCGCTGCGCGCGGCGGTGGTGCGGCGCTTGCGGGGCCGCTACGGCGCGCACGCGCAGGCATTGATCGACGCCGCCGAAACGGGCGAGCTTGACACCATCCCCGGTACCGAATCGCTATGGGCCGAACTGCGCTGGGCCGCGCGCACCGAAGCGGTGCAGCATCTGGAAGACCTGCTGCTGCGCCGCACCCGGCTTGGATTGCAGCTGCGCGGCGGCGGGGTGCGCCACATGGCGCGCATCCGCGCCATCTGCCAGCGCGAGCTGGAATGGGACGACGCGCGCTGGAACGCGAGCGAAGCGGCCTATCTGGCATTATGGCAGGCGCACTACGGCCTTCCCGCCTGA
- a CDS encoding FGGY-family carbohydrate kinase, translated as MIDKTILAIDNGTQSVRAILFDLQGNIVAKSQVHFESYFSEHPGWAEHDPEDYWQSLCRACKQLWEQPGADKAAVQGVAVTTQRGTVINVGQDGKALRPAITWLDQRRTDLAPRVGMWWNAAFRLARVKGTIDYFRGEAEINWIKAHQPDVWDRTHKVLLLSGYLNYRLCGRYVDSTGSQVAYLPFDYKRQRWAGPRDWKWQALAITPQMLPELVAPGTVIGLIGDAVAALTGIPAGIALLAAAADKACEVIGAGCQAPHIGCLSYGTTATINTTSRRYVEVTPFIPPYPAAIPDTYSTEVQIFRGYWMVNWFKEQFGHHERARALEEDVAPEQLFDELVNAVPAGAMGLMLQPYWSPGIRVPGPEAKGAIIGFGDVHTRAHVYRAILEGLAYALREGKERTEKRSGVPITELRVSGGGSQSDAAMQLTADIFGLPTARPHVYETSGLGAAIAAAVGLGLYPDFAAAIAGMTRIGRVFEPIAANQAMYDRLYKQVYRKMYARLQPMYAQIAEITGYPRKP; from the coding sequence ATGATTGACAAGACCATCCTCGCCATCGACAACGGCACGCAGAGCGTGCGTGCGATCCTGTTCGACCTGCAGGGTAATATCGTCGCCAAATCGCAGGTGCACTTCGAGAGCTATTTTTCCGAGCATCCCGGCTGGGCCGAACACGACCCGGAAGACTACTGGCAGTCGCTGTGCCGCGCCTGCAAGCAGCTATGGGAGCAGCCTGGCGCCGACAAGGCGGCAGTGCAGGGCGTGGCCGTGACAACCCAGCGCGGCACGGTGATCAATGTCGGCCAGGATGGCAAGGCGCTGCGCCCGGCCATCACCTGGCTGGACCAGCGCCGCACCGACCTGGCGCCGCGCGTGGGCATGTGGTGGAACGCCGCGTTCCGGCTGGCGCGCGTGAAGGGCACGATCGACTACTTTCGCGGCGAGGCCGAGATCAACTGGATCAAGGCGCACCAGCCGGACGTGTGGGACCGCACGCACAAGGTGCTGCTGTTGTCCGGCTACCTGAATTACCGGCTGTGCGGGCGCTACGTCGATTCGACCGGCTCGCAGGTGGCGTATCTGCCGTTCGACTACAAGCGCCAGCGCTGGGCCGGGCCGCGCGACTGGAAGTGGCAGGCGCTCGCGATCACGCCGCAGATGCTGCCCGAGCTGGTGGCGCCGGGTACCGTGATCGGCCTCATTGGCGACGCGGTGGCCGCGCTGACCGGCATCCCGGCCGGCATTGCGCTGCTGGCCGCGGCGGCCGACAAGGCGTGCGAAGTGATCGGGGCGGGCTGCCAGGCGCCGCATATCGGCTGCCTCAGTTACGGCACCACTGCCACCATCAACACCACCAGCCGCCGCTATGTGGAAGTGACGCCCTTCATTCCCCCGTATCCGGCCGCCATTCCCGACACCTACAGCACCGAGGTGCAGATTTTCCGGGGCTACTGGATGGTCAACTGGTTCAAGGAGCAGTTCGGCCACCACGAACGCGCGCGCGCACTGGAAGAGGATGTGGCACCGGAGCAGCTGTTCGATGAACTGGTGAACGCGGTCCCGGCCGGGGCCATGGGACTGATGCTGCAGCCTTACTGGAGTCCGGGCATCCGCGTGCCGGGGCCGGAGGCGAAGGGCGCCATTATCGGCTTTGGCGATGTGCATACGCGCGCGCATGTGTACCGCGCGATCCTGGAAGGGCTGGCCTATGCGCTGCGCGAGGGGAAGGAACGCACCGAAAAGCGCAGCGGGGTGCCGATTACCGAGTTGCGCGTGTCGGGAGGCGGGTCGCAGAGCGACGCGGCGATGCAGCTGACGGCCGACATTTTCGGGTTGCCGACCGCGCGTCCGCACGTGTATGAAACGTCGGGACTGGGAGCGGCGATCGCGGCGGCGGTGGGGCTGGGTTTGTATCCGGACTTTGCGGCGGCGATTGCGGGGATGACGCGCATCGGGCGTGTGTTCGAGCCGATTGCGGCGAACCAGGCGATGTATGACCGCCTGTACAAGCAGGTGTACCGCAAGATGTACGCGCGGCTGCAGCCGATGTACGCGCAGATTGCGGAGATTACGGGGTATCCGAGGAAGCCTTAA
- the bluB gene encoding 5,6-dimethylbenzimidazole synthase: protein MTDQFIQSEIDAVYRVIAARRDVRHFVPGAIDEALFARLVEAAHQAPSVGLMQPWRFIRIRSEAVREAIVKLVDEERLATADALGERGSEFMRLKVEGIRECGELLVVALMDRREEYVFGRRTLPEMDLASVACALQNMWLASRAEGLGMGWVSLFDPVKLAALLSIPEGGRPVAVVCLGHVAQFYPMPMLEMEGWEKRRKLEDLVFVDSWEQRAHIT, encoded by the coding sequence TTGACCGACCAATTCATCCAGAGCGAGATCGACGCCGTCTACCGCGTTATCGCCGCGCGGCGCGACGTGCGGCACTTCGTGCCGGGCGCCATCGACGAGGCACTGTTCGCAAGGCTGGTCGAAGCGGCGCACCAGGCACCCAGCGTGGGGCTGATGCAGCCGTGGCGTTTCATCCGCATCCGCAGCGAAGCGGTGCGCGAAGCCATCGTGAAGCTGGTCGACGAGGAGCGCCTGGCCACGGCCGACGCGCTGGGCGAGCGCGGATCGGAATTCATGCGGCTGAAAGTCGAAGGCATCCGCGAATGCGGGGAACTGCTGGTGGTCGCGCTGATGGACCGGCGCGAGGAATATGTGTTCGGCCGCCGCACCCTGCCCGAGATGGACCTGGCGTCGGTCGCCTGCGCGCTGCAGAATATGTGGCTGGCATCGCGCGCGGAGGGGCTGGGCATGGGCTGGGTGTCGCTGTTCGACCCGGTCAAGCTGGCCGCGCTGCTGTCGATTCCCGAGGGAGGCAGGCCGGTGGCGGTGGTCTGCCTCGGGCATGTGGCGCAGTTTTATCCGATGCCGATGCTGGAGATGGAGGGATGGGAAAAGCGCCGCAAGCTGGAGGATCTGGTGTTTGTGGACAGCTGGGAACAGCGGGCGCACATTACATAG
- a CDS encoding alpha/beta fold hydrolase, with protein MNIQHRNNVNCYGNGPSTLVFGHGFGCDQGMWRKLLPSFTERYKVILYDLVGSGKSDLSAYNEVDYATLHRHAEDLLEIIHEFSNEPVVFIGHSVSAMIGMLAAIREPAMFAGQVMVGPSPCFINDGDYVGGFNREDIDGLLSLMHDNYLKWAANMAPLVMGAPDQPDLRQELTASFCRNDPEIARHFARVTFLSDHRADVPRSHTPTLVLQSTDDMIAPREVGEYMRKHLPVSWLAFVDNIGHCPHMSAASDSTELIQTFITRLLK; from the coding sequence ATGAATATTCAGCACCGCAACAACGTGAACTGTTACGGGAACGGTCCCTCGACCCTGGTATTCGGTCACGGCTTCGGCTGCGACCAGGGCATGTGGCGCAAACTGCTGCCCTCGTTCACCGAGCGCTACAAGGTGATCCTCTACGACCTCGTTGGCAGCGGCAAGTCGGACCTGTCGGCCTACAACGAAGTCGACTACGCCACCCTGCACCGCCACGCGGAAGACTTGCTCGAAATCATCCACGAATTTTCCAACGAGCCGGTGGTGTTCATCGGCCATTCGGTCAGCGCCATGATCGGCATGCTGGCCGCGATCCGCGAGCCGGCCATGTTCGCCGGCCAGGTCATGGTGGGCCCCTCGCCCTGCTTCATCAACGATGGCGACTACGTCGGCGGCTTTAACCGCGAAGACATCGATGGCCTGCTGAGCCTCATGCACGACAACTACCTGAAGTGGGCCGCCAACATGGCTCCGCTGGTCATGGGCGCGCCGGACCAGCCCGACCTGCGGCAGGAGCTGACCGCCAGCTTTTGCCGCAACGATCCCGAGATCGCCCGGCACTTCGCGCGCGTCACGTTTTTGTCGGACCACCGCGCCGACGTGCCGCGCTCGCACACGCCGACGCTGGTCCTGCAAAGCACGGACGACATGATCGCCCCGCGTGAAGTCGGCGAATACATGCGCAAGCACCTGCCGGTGAGCTGGCTGGCCTTTGTCGACAATATCGGGCACTGTCCGCACATGAGCGCAGCGAGCGACAGCACGGAGCTGATCCAGACCTTCATCACACGTTTGCTCAAGTAG
- a CDS encoding TonB-dependent receptor plug domain-containing protein encodes MVNRIANARLLALSIALACPGVAMAQSTDEEELALTYGERAVVTIATGTQQPLARAPAVASVISAADIAAMGASDLDQVLESVPGLHVSSFSAPFNPIYSIRGIHTGYNPQVLMLVNGLPITSVFAGNRGQAWGGMPLENVARIEVIRGPGSALYGADAFSGVINVVTKTAAEIRGVESGVRLGSFKSRDAWVQSGHAWGPLRAALYLRAGSTDGAKRVVEQDVQSGLDTIFGTRASRAPGTVSASRRAFDARADLEWGNWRLRGAYQKRETGIGVGLADALDPDARVPETRTYLDLSYSKAGFVPHWDLSAVLGYHALNNRPGDPAYRLFPAGAFGGAWRDGVVGNPGHAERHYNTSVSAFYTGFDAHRIRIGAGYRVDDLHSATEMKNFSFALVPGVGATLTPLPALVDATGNPALVYLTPHKRDIQYAFAQDEWRIANDWTLTAGVRHDRYSDFGGTTNPRAALVWDAAYNVIVKAIYGRAFRAPHFVEQYTINNPVNVGNPNLNPETIETGELAMSWQPASDWRTSLNLFRYRMRDIIVAAPTADPGTGKTFRNTGDQNGRGFEFEAAWTPVRALRLAASMSYQRSIDEASGRDAGLAPHRRLFARADWRAAPSWQVGANVNHVAGRRREPGDTRAPIADYTTTDMSVLRERLFGNWELRASVLNLFDRDVREPSVAPGNIPFDLPMPGRALSLQIRHAM; translated from the coding sequence ATGGTCAATCGGATCGCGAACGCACGGCTGCTGGCCTTGTCCATCGCGCTGGCCTGTCCCGGCGTGGCCATGGCCCAGAGCACCGATGAAGAAGAACTGGCGCTGACCTACGGCGAGCGCGCCGTGGTCACCATCGCCACCGGGACCCAACAGCCGCTGGCGCGCGCTCCGGCCGTGGCCTCGGTCATTTCCGCGGCCGACATTGCGGCCATGGGCGCGAGCGACCTCGATCAGGTGCTGGAAAGCGTGCCTGGCCTGCACGTATCGAGCTTCTCGGCACCCTTCAATCCCATCTACAGCATCCGCGGCATTCACACCGGCTACAACCCGCAGGTGCTGATGCTGGTGAACGGCTTGCCGATCACCTCCGTCTTCGCCGGCAACCGCGGCCAGGCCTGGGGCGGCATGCCGCTCGAGAACGTGGCGCGCATCGAGGTCATTCGCGGCCCCGGCTCGGCCCTGTATGGCGCCGATGCCTTTTCGGGCGTGATCAACGTCGTCACCAAAACCGCGGCCGAGATCCGCGGCGTCGAATCGGGCGTGCGCCTGGGGAGCTTCAAGAGCCGCGACGCCTGGGTGCAGTCCGGCCACGCCTGGGGTCCGCTGCGCGCGGCGCTGTATCTGCGCGCCGGCAGCACCGATGGCGCCAAACGCGTCGTCGAACAGGATGTGCAGAGCGGCCTCGATACCATCTTCGGCACGCGCGCCTCGCGCGCTCCCGGCACAGTCAGCGCCAGCCGCCGCGCGTTCGATGCGCGCGCCGATCTCGAATGGGGCAACTGGCGCCTGCGCGGCGCGTACCAGAAGCGCGAAACGGGCATCGGCGTGGGCCTGGCCGACGCGCTCGACCCGGACGCGCGCGTACCGGAGACGCGCACCTACCTGGACCTGAGCTACAGCAAGGCGGGCTTCGTTCCGCACTGGGACTTGTCGGCGGTGCTGGGCTACCATGCGCTCAACAACCGCCCGGGCGACCCGGCCTACCGCCTGTTCCCGGCCGGCGCCTTCGGCGGCGCCTGGCGCGATGGGGTGGTGGGCAATCCCGGCCACGCCGAGCGCCATTACAACACCAGCGTGTCGGCCTTCTACACCGGCTTCGATGCGCACCGCATCCGCATCGGCGCCGGCTACCGCGTCGATGACCTCCACAGCGCCACCGAAATGAAGAACTTCAGCTTCGCGCTGGTGCCGGGCGTGGGTGCCACCCTCACTCCCCTGCCCGCGCTGGTGGACGCGACCGGCAATCCGGCGCTGGTCTACCTGACCCCGCACAAGCGCGACATCCAGTACGCTTTCGCCCAGGACGAGTGGCGCATCGCCAACGACTGGACCCTGACCGCGGGCGTGCGCCACGACCGCTATTCGGACTTCGGCGGCACCACCAATCCGCGCGCGGCGCTGGTGTGGGACGCCGCGTACAACGTCATCGTCAAGGCCATTTACGGCCGCGCCTTCCGCGCGCCGCATTTCGTCGAACAGTACACGATCAACAACCCGGTCAACGTCGGCAATCCGAACCTCAACCCGGAAACCATCGAGACGGGCGAGCTGGCCATGTCGTGGCAGCCGGCCAGCGACTGGCGCACCAGCCTCAATCTGTTCCGCTACCGCATGCGCGACATCATCGTGGCCGCGCCCACCGCCGATCCGGGCACCGGCAAGACGTTCCGCAACACGGGCGACCAGAATGGACGCGGATTCGAGTTCGAGGCCGCCTGGACGCCCGTGCGCGCGCTGCGCCTGGCCGCCAGCATGTCGTACCAGCGCAGCATCGATGAAGCCAGCGGCAGGGATGCCGGGCTGGCGCCGCACCGGCGCCTGTTCGCGCGCGCCGACTGGCGTGCGGCGCCGTCGTGGCAGGTCGGCGCCAACGTCAACCACGTGGCCGGCCGGCGCCGCGAACCGGGCGACACGCGCGCGCCCATCGCCGACTACACCACCACCGACATGAGCGTGCTGCGCGAACGCCTGTTCGGCAACTGGGAGCTGCGTGCCTCGGTCCTGAATCTGTTCGACCGCGACGTGCGCGAGCCGAGCGTCGCTCCGGGGAATATCCCGTTCGACCTGCCGATGCCGGGACGCGCCTTATCGCTGCAGATCAGGCACGCCATGTAA
- a CDS encoding aminotransferase-like domain-containing protein codes for MKIENPNPIEWRFSERASQLQSSFIREILKITQRPEIISFAGGLPSPATFPVEHMKAAFDKVLSENGKVALQYGPTDGYPLLREWIANSLSTATCKILPEQVLMTSGSQQALDLLGKVLIDEGSRVLVETPSYLGALQAFSVYRPEFKSVATDEHGLVPSSIEAVAEGARLLYALPNFQNPTGRSLSIERRQELVETCARLGLPLIEDDPYGALSYKGEPFPKMLNMNPDGVIYMGSFSKVLTPGIRLGYVVAPLPLVRRLELAKQAADLHTAQLTQMVVYEVVKDGFLDQHIPTIRALYANQCQAMLDAITEFFPAGVTWTKPEGGMFIWVTLPKHIDAMKLLDQAIAAKVAFVPGAPFYANEAETNTLRLSFVTVPQERIREGVAILGKLIAAQL; via the coding sequence ATGAAAATCGAAAATCCAAACCCCATCGAGTGGCGTTTTTCCGAGCGCGCCAGCCAGCTTCAGAGTTCGTTCATCCGCGAAATCCTGAAGATCACCCAGCGTCCGGAGATCATCTCCTTCGCCGGCGGCCTGCCCTCGCCTGCCACCTTCCCGGTCGAACACATGAAGGCGGCCTTCGACAAGGTCCTGTCCGAAAACGGTAAAGTGGCGCTGCAGTACGGCCCAACCGACGGCTACCCGCTGCTGCGCGAGTGGATCGCCAATTCGCTGTCCACGGCCACCTGCAAAATCCTGCCGGAACAGGTTTTGATGACTTCCGGCTCGCAGCAGGCGCTCGACCTGCTGGGCAAGGTACTGATCGACGAAGGCAGCCGCGTGCTGGTCGAAACGCCGAGCTACCTGGGCGCGCTGCAGGCGTTCTCGGTCTACCGTCCCGAATTCAAGTCGGTCGCCACCGACGAGCATGGCCTGGTGCCGTCCTCGATCGAGGCCGTGGCCGAAGGCGCGCGCCTGCTGTACGCGCTGCCGAACTTCCAGAACCCGACCGGCCGCAGCCTGTCCATCGAGCGCCGCCAGGAACTGGTCGAAACCTGCGCCCGCCTCGGCCTGCCGCTGATCGAGGATGATCCGTACGGCGCGCTGAGCTACAAGGGCGAGCCGTTCCCGAAGATGCTGAACATGAATCCGGACGGCGTCATTTATATGGGCTCGTTCTCGAAGGTGCTCACGCCCGGCATCCGCCTCGGTTACGTGGTCGCGCCGCTGCCGCTGGTGCGCCGCCTGGAGCTGGCCAAGCAGGCCGCCGACCTGCACACCGCGCAGCTGACCCAGATGGTGGTCTATGAAGTGGTCAAGGATGGCTTCCTCGATCAGCACATCCCGACCATCCGCGCGCTGTACGCCAACCAGTGCCAGGCGATGCTCGATGCGATCACCGAATTCTTCCCGGCCGGCGTGACCTGGACCAAGCCCGAAGGCGGCATGTTCATCTGGGTGACCCTGCCCAAGCATATCGACGCCATGAAGCTGCTCGACCAGGCCATCGCGGCCAAGGTGGCTTTCGTGCCGGGCGCGCCGTTCTACGCCAACGAAGCCGAAACGAACACCCTGCGCCTGTCCTTCGTGACCGTGCCGCAGGAGCGCATCCGTGAAGGCGTCGCCATCCTCGGCAAGCTGATCGCCGCGCAACTGTAA
- a CDS encoding RidA family protein, which produces MTVYDKLKSLNITLSPPAAPVAAYVMYVQTGNLVFISGHIAKNADGSVNAGQLGKEITTEQGVAAARAIAIDLMGTLQEACGGDLGKVKRVVKLMSLVNSTPGFTDQHIVTNGASELLGEVFGDAGKHARSAFGVAQNPRGACVEIEMIVEVA; this is translated from the coding sequence ATGACCGTCTACGACAAACTGAAATCGCTCAATATCACCCTCAGCCCGCCAGCCGCACCCGTCGCCGCGTATGTGATGTACGTGCAGACAGGAAATCTGGTGTTTATTTCCGGACACATCGCGAAGAATGCCGATGGCTCCGTGAACGCCGGTCAGCTGGGCAAGGAAATCACCACCGAACAGGGCGTCGCCGCCGCGCGCGCGATTGCGATCGATCTGATGGGCACGCTTCAGGAAGCTTGCGGCGGCGACCTCGGCAAGGTCAAGCGCGTGGTTAAACTGATGAGCCTGGTCAATTCGACGCCCGGCTTCACCGACCAGCACATCGTCACCAACGGCGCCTCGGAACTGCTGGGCGAGGTATTCGGCGATGCTGGCAAGCATGCCCGCTCGGCCTTCGGCGTGGCGCAGAATCCACGCGGCGCCTGTGTGGAAATCGAAATGATCGTCGAAGTCGCTTAA
- a CDS encoding DMT family transporter has translation MTTSVTNELTRAARPGMSDESAGMLLGLVGVAMFSLTLPFTRMAVAGLEPVIVALGRALVAALLAGIWLVWKRAPLPPRSALWPLAMVSLGCVIGFPWLTSVALRSLPASHGAVLVGILPLATALVSALRGNEKPSLGFWLTALTGSAIVIGFALRQSGGSFHQADLLMFGAVAAAAVGYAEGGKLSRSMGGQQVISWALVLSVPLVLPLVVWLAWPQVDRMAEAGARAWIGFAYVSVFSMFIGFFFWYRGMARGGIARVGQVQLLQPFMTLAGAWILLGEPLEVANISFALAVIAVVAIGRRMQIKR, from the coding sequence ATGACGACGAGCGTGACAAATGAGTTGACGCGTGCGGCGCGGCCCGGGATGTCCGACGAGAGTGCCGGCATGCTGCTGGGGCTGGTCGGAGTCGCCATGTTCAGTTTGACCCTGCCGTTCACGCGGATGGCGGTGGCCGGGCTGGAGCCGGTGATTGTCGCGCTGGGACGGGCGCTGGTGGCGGCGCTGCTCGCGGGCATCTGGCTGGTGTGGAAGCGCGCGCCGCTGCCGCCGCGCTCGGCGCTGTGGCCGCTGGCGATGGTTTCGCTCGGCTGCGTGATCGGCTTTCCGTGGCTGACCTCGGTTGCCTTGCGCAGCCTGCCGGCATCGCATGGCGCGGTGCTGGTCGGCATATTGCCGCTGGCCACGGCGCTCGTCTCCGCGCTGCGCGGCAATGAAAAGCCCTCGCTGGGATTCTGGCTGACCGCACTGACGGGCTCGGCTATCGTCATCGGCTTCGCCCTGCGCCAGAGCGGCGGCAGCTTTCATCAGGCCGACCTGCTGATGTTCGGCGCCGTGGCGGCGGCTGCGGTGGGCTACGCCGAAGGCGGAAAGTTATCGCGGAGCATGGGCGGGCAACAAGTGATCAGCTGGGCGCTGGTGCTGTCGGTGCCGCTGGTGCTGCCGCTGGTGGTATGGCTGGCGTGGCCCCAAGTGGACAGGATGGCCGAAGCTGGGGCGCGGGCGTGGATTGGCTTTGCGTATGTATCCGTGTTCTCGATGTTCATCGGCTTTTTCTTCTGGTACCGCGGCATGGCGCGCGGCGGCATAGCCCGGGTGGGGCAAGTGCAACTGCTGCAACCGTTCATGACCCTGGCCGGCGCCTGGATACTGCTGGGCGAGCCGCTGGAAGTGGCCAACATCAGCTTCGCGCTCGCGGTGATCGCCGTGGTCGCCATCGGCCGCCGCATGCAAATCAAGCGCTAA
- a CDS encoding threonine dehydratase yields MYLPSLAELDAAAALVYRAMPPTPQYSWPLLNEAVGTGVWVKHENHTPLGTFKARGAVVYLDALVRRAPEVRGIIAPTRGNHGQAIAFSGARVGLQVTVVVPHGNSVEKNACMRGLGARVIEHGDDFQASREHALALMREEGLHMVPSYHEDLVAGVASGWLELFRAQPDLDLVLVPIGQGSGICGAIAARHALGVKTRIIGVVSSHAPAYQLSFRAGRSIEAAVSTVVADGLACRVADAASLVAVLECADDVLAVTDDEVARAMRLYYRCTHNLAEGAGAAALAAAMQIKDSALIRGKKIGLPLTGGNVDAELFRRILQGP; encoded by the coding sequence ATGTACCTGCCTTCCCTCGCCGAGCTTGATGCCGCCGCCGCCCTGGTCTACCGCGCCATGCCGCCCACGCCGCAGTATTCGTGGCCGCTGCTGAACGAAGCGGTCGGCACCGGCGTCTGGGTCAAGCATGAGAACCACACGCCGCTCGGCACCTTCAAGGCGCGCGGCGCGGTGGTCTACCTCGACGCGCTGGTGCGCCGCGCGCCCGAGGTGCGCGGCATCATCGCCCCGACCCGCGGCAACCATGGGCAGGCGATTGCCTTCAGCGGCGCGCGCGTGGGGCTGCAGGTGACGGTGGTGGTCCCGCACGGGAACAGCGTGGAAAAGAACGCCTGCATGCGCGGCCTCGGTGCGCGGGTCATCGAACATGGCGACGACTTCCAGGCAAGCCGCGAGCATGCGCTGGCGCTGATGCGCGAAGAAGGACTGCACATGGTGCCCTCGTATCACGAGGACCTGGTGGCGGGCGTGGCCAGCGGCTGGCTCGAACTGTTCCGCGCCCAGCCCGACCTGGACCTGGTGCTGGTGCCGATCGGCCAGGGCTCCGGCATCTGCGGCGCGATTGCGGCGCGCCACGCGCTGGGTGTCAAGACCCGGATTATCGGCGTGGTGTCGAGCCATGCGCCGGCGTACCAGCTCTCGTTCCGGGCCGGGCGCAGCATCGAGGCGGCGGTCAGCACCGTGGTGGCCGACGGGCTGGCGTGCCGCGTGGCCGATGCCGCGTCGCTCGTGGCCGTGCTCGAATGCGCCGACGACGTACTGGCCGTGACCGACGACGAAGTGGCGCGCGCCATGCGCCTGTACTACCGCTGCACCCACAACCTGGCCGAAGGCGCGGGCGCGGCGGCGCTGGCGGCGGCCATGCAGATCAAGGACAGCGCCCTGATCCGTGGCAAGAAAATCGGCCTGCCGTTGACCGGAGGCAATGTCGATGCCGAGCTGTTCCGTCGCATCTTGCAAGGGCCTTGA